From a single Cygnus atratus isolate AKBS03 ecotype Queensland, Australia chromosome 10, CAtr_DNAZoo_HiC_assembly, whole genome shotgun sequence genomic region:
- the TAMM41 gene encoding phosphatidate cytidylyltransferase, mitochondrial isoform X3 gives MALPVLSSSGVKFRRVLAHFPQELSLGFAYGSGVFRQAGPSAGHSENNMLDFVFAVDDSVTWHMMNLLKNKSHYSFLKVFGPKQISNIQSYGAGIYYNTLVPCNGRNFWSWLPCFDDNLWKLRMCKLMIKYGVISTDALIDDLLHWRTLYVAGRLQKPIDKSPEGQFTQLMALPKNLQQKITSLVDPPGKNRDVEEILLQVAHDPDCGLVVHQGISGIVRSSSIVQSAKTILTAVLPEPG, from the exons ATGGCGCTGCCGGTGCTGTCGAGCTCGGGGGTGAAATTCCGGCGGGTCCTGGCGCACTTCCCCCAGGAGCTCAGCCTGGGCTTCGCCTACGGCTCTGGCGTCTTTCGGCAGGCGGGGCCCTCGGCCGGGCACAGCGAG AACAATATGCTGGACTTCGTATTTGCAGTTGATGATTCTGTGACCTGGCATATGATGAACTTATTAAAGAACAAGAGTCATTATTCCTTCCTAAAAGTTTTTGGGCCAAAACAGATAAGTAATATACAGAGCTATGGAGCAGGGATTTACTACAATACTTTAGTGCCATGTAATGGTAGG AATTTCTGGAGTTGGCTGCCTTGCTTTGATGATAATCTTTGGAAACTCAGGATGTGCAAACTG atgataAAATATGGTGTAATTAGCACCGATGCCCTGATTGATGATTTACTTCACTGGAGAACCCTCTATGTTGCTGGACGCCTACAAAAGCCG ATTGATAAAAGCCCGGAAGGTCAATTCACACAACTCATGGCTTTGCCAAAGAATCTGCAACAAAAGATAACTTCTCTGGTAGACCCtcctggaaaaaacagagacGTGGAAGAAATTTTACTGCAAGTTGCCCATGACCCTGATTGTGGATTAGTGGTGCATCAAG GCATTTCAGGAATTGTGAGATCTTCCAGTATAGTGCAAAGTGCTAAAACCATACTAACAGCCG TTCTGCCAGAACCTGGCTGA
- the TAMM41 gene encoding phosphatidate cytidylyltransferase, mitochondrial isoform X1, translating to MALPVLSSSGVKFRRVLAHFPQELSLGFAYGSGVFRQAGPSAGHSENNMLDFVFAVDDSVTWHMMNLLKNKSHYSFLKVFGPKQISNIQSYGAGIYYNTLVPCNGRNFWSWLPCFDDNLWKLRMCKLMIKYGVISTDALIDDLLHWRTLYVAGRLQKPIDKSPEGQFTQLMALPKNLQQKITSLVDPPGKNRDVEEILLQVAHDPDCGLVVHQGISGIVRSSSIVQSAKTILTADFYSCCSLPKLVALDISL from the exons ATGGCGCTGCCGGTGCTGTCGAGCTCGGGGGTGAAATTCCGGCGGGTCCTGGCGCACTTCCCCCAGGAGCTCAGCCTGGGCTTCGCCTACGGCTCTGGCGTCTTTCGGCAGGCGGGGCCCTCGGCCGGGCACAGCGAG AACAATATGCTGGACTTCGTATTTGCAGTTGATGATTCTGTGACCTGGCATATGATGAACTTATTAAAGAACAAGAGTCATTATTCCTTCCTAAAAGTTTTTGGGCCAAAACAGATAAGTAATATACAGAGCTATGGAGCAGGGATTTACTACAATACTTTAGTGCCATGTAATGGTAGG AATTTCTGGAGTTGGCTGCCTTGCTTTGATGATAATCTTTGGAAACTCAGGATGTGCAAACTG atgataAAATATGGTGTAATTAGCACCGATGCCCTGATTGATGATTTACTTCACTGGAGAACCCTCTATGTTGCTGGACGCCTACAAAAGCCG ATTGATAAAAGCCCGGAAGGTCAATTCACACAACTCATGGCTTTGCCAAAGAATCTGCAACAAAAGATAACTTCTCTGGTAGACCCtcctggaaaaaacagagacGTGGAAGAAATTTTACTGCAAGTTGCCCATGACCCTGATTGTGGATTAGTGGTGCATCAAG GCATTTCAGGAATTGTGAGATCTTCCAGTATAGTGCAAAGTGCTAAAACCATACTAACAGCCG ATTTCTACAGCTGCTGTTCACTTCCAAAGTTGGTTGCACTCGATATCTCCTTGTAA
- the TAMM41 gene encoding phosphatidate cytidylyltransferase, mitochondrial isoform X5, with protein sequence MALPVLSSSGVKFRRVLAHFPQELSLGFAYGSGVFRQAGPSAGHSENNMLDFVFAVDDSVTWHMMNLLKNKSHYSFLKVFGPKQISNIQSYGAGIYYNTLVPCNGRMIKYGVISTDALIDDLLHWRTLYVAGRLQKPVKILTQNENGKLQAALVSNLKSAVTAAFLMLPESFSEEDLYMQIAGLSYSGDFRMIIGEDRSKVQNIVKPNVPYFQKLYSNILQDCPQVVYKHHLGRLEIDKSPEGQFTQLMALPKNLQQKITSLVDPPGKNRDVEEILLQVAHDPDCGLVVHQGISGIVRSSSIVQSAKTILTAGKYGQKKSVTYSVKKLYKMTKGWLKKTS encoded by the exons ATGGCGCTGCCGGTGCTGTCGAGCTCGGGGGTGAAATTCCGGCGGGTCCTGGCGCACTTCCCCCAGGAGCTCAGCCTGGGCTTCGCCTACGGCTCTGGCGTCTTTCGGCAGGCGGGGCCCTCGGCCGGGCACAGCGAG AACAATATGCTGGACTTCGTATTTGCAGTTGATGATTCTGTGACCTGGCATATGATGAACTTATTAAAGAACAAGAGTCATTATTCCTTCCTAAAAGTTTTTGGGCCAAAACAGATAAGTAATATACAGAGCTATGGAGCAGGGATTTACTACAATACTTTAGTGCCATGTAATGGTAGG atgataAAATATGGTGTAATTAGCACCGATGCCCTGATTGATGATTTACTTCACTGGAGAACCCTCTATGTTGCTGGACGCCTACAAAAGCCG gtgaaaataCTGACACAGAATGAGAATGGCAAGCTGCAAGCTGCTCTTGTTAGCAATCTGAAGAGTGCAGTCACAGCAGCCTTTCTCATGTTACCAGAAAGTTTCTCTGAAGAAGACCTCTATATGCAGATTGCAGGACTCTCCTATTCTG GTGACTTCAGAATGATCATAGGAGAGGACAGGTCGAAAGTGCAGAACATTGTGAAACCTAATGTTCCCTATTTTCAGAAGCTGTACAGTAACATATTGCAGGACTGCCCTCAAGTGGTGTATAAGCACCATCTGGGAAGGCTAGAG ATTGATAAAAGCCCGGAAGGTCAATTCACACAACTCATGGCTTTGCCAAAGAATCTGCAACAAAAGATAACTTCTCTGGTAGACCCtcctggaaaaaacagagacGTGGAAGAAATTTTACTGCAAGTTGCCCATGACCCTGATTGTGGATTAGTGGTGCATCAAG GCATTTCAGGAATTGTGAGATCTTCCAGTATAGTGCAAAGTGCTAAAACCATACTAACAGCCGGTAAGTAT
- the TAMM41 gene encoding phosphatidate cytidylyltransferase, mitochondrial isoform X4 → MALPVLSSSGVKFRRVLAHFPQELSLGFAYGSGVFRQAGPSAGHSENNMLDFVFAVDDSVTWHMMNLLKNKSHYSFLKVFGPKQISNIQSYGAGIYYNTLVPCNGRMIKYGVISTDALIDDLLHWRTLYVAGRLQKPIDKSPEGQFTQLMALPKNLQQKITSLVDPPGKNRDVEEILLQVAHDPDCGLVVHQGISGIVRSSSIVQSAKTILTAGAKKICNLQCEEIV, encoded by the exons ATGGCGCTGCCGGTGCTGTCGAGCTCGGGGGTGAAATTCCGGCGGGTCCTGGCGCACTTCCCCCAGGAGCTCAGCCTGGGCTTCGCCTACGGCTCTGGCGTCTTTCGGCAGGCGGGGCCCTCGGCCGGGCACAGCGAG AACAATATGCTGGACTTCGTATTTGCAGTTGATGATTCTGTGACCTGGCATATGATGAACTTATTAAAGAACAAGAGTCATTATTCCTTCCTAAAAGTTTTTGGGCCAAAACAGATAAGTAATATACAGAGCTATGGAGCAGGGATTTACTACAATACTTTAGTGCCATGTAATGGTAGG atgataAAATATGGTGTAATTAGCACCGATGCCCTGATTGATGATTTACTTCACTGGAGAACCCTCTATGTTGCTGGACGCCTACAAAAGCCG ATTGATAAAAGCCCGGAAGGTCAATTCACACAACTCATGGCTTTGCCAAAGAATCTGCAACAAAAGATAACTTCTCTGGTAGACCCtcctggaaaaaacagagacGTGGAAGAAATTTTACTGCAAGTTGCCCATGACCCTGATTGTGGATTAGTGGTGCATCAAG GCATTTCAGGAATTGTGAGATCTTCCAGTATAGTGCAAAGTGCTAAAACCATACTAACAGCCG
- the TAMM41 gene encoding phosphatidate cytidylyltransferase, mitochondrial isoform X2, with protein sequence MALPVLSSSGVKFRRVLAHFPQELSLGFAYGSGVFRQAGPSAGHSENNMLDFVFAVDDSVTWHMMNLLKNKSHYSFLKVFGPKQISNIQSYGAGIYYNTLVPCNGRNFWSWLPCFDDNLWKLRMCKLMIKYGVISTDALIDDLLHWRTLYVAGRLQKPIDKSPEGQFTQLMALPKNLQQKITSLVDPPGKNRDVEEILLQVAHDPDCGLVVHQGISGIVRSSSIVQSAKTILTAGAKKICNLQCEEIV encoded by the exons ATGGCGCTGCCGGTGCTGTCGAGCTCGGGGGTGAAATTCCGGCGGGTCCTGGCGCACTTCCCCCAGGAGCTCAGCCTGGGCTTCGCCTACGGCTCTGGCGTCTTTCGGCAGGCGGGGCCCTCGGCCGGGCACAGCGAG AACAATATGCTGGACTTCGTATTTGCAGTTGATGATTCTGTGACCTGGCATATGATGAACTTATTAAAGAACAAGAGTCATTATTCCTTCCTAAAAGTTTTTGGGCCAAAACAGATAAGTAATATACAGAGCTATGGAGCAGGGATTTACTACAATACTTTAGTGCCATGTAATGGTAGG AATTTCTGGAGTTGGCTGCCTTGCTTTGATGATAATCTTTGGAAACTCAGGATGTGCAAACTG atgataAAATATGGTGTAATTAGCACCGATGCCCTGATTGATGATTTACTTCACTGGAGAACCCTCTATGTTGCTGGACGCCTACAAAAGCCG ATTGATAAAAGCCCGGAAGGTCAATTCACACAACTCATGGCTTTGCCAAAGAATCTGCAACAAAAGATAACTTCTCTGGTAGACCCtcctggaaaaaacagagacGTGGAAGAAATTTTACTGCAAGTTGCCCATGACCCTGATTGTGGATTAGTGGTGCATCAAG GCATTTCAGGAATTGTGAGATCTTCCAGTATAGTGCAAAGTGCTAAAACCATACTAACAGCCG